Proteins encoded together in one Terriglobales bacterium window:
- a CDS encoding DUF3291 domain-containing protein — MPVVSITRLRVRSWRYLLPFVFYALRAYRQAKNSQGNLAVSLLREADRTFWTRTVWTTDSAMKDFMLAGAHRQVMRKLLEWCDEAALIHWDQESDREPDWDEAHQRLQAGGRRSKVNHPSPAHESFQIRPPVYQRASQT, encoded by the coding sequence ATGCCGGTGGTCTCAATTACGCGCTTGCGGGTACGTTCCTGGCGGTATCTTCTACCATTTGTCTTCTACGCCCTGCGCGCTTACCGGCAGGCCAAAAATTCCCAAGGCAACCTGGCTGTGTCCTTGCTTCGTGAGGCTGACCGTACGTTCTGGACCCGCACTGTCTGGACAACAGATTCCGCAATGAAGGATTTCATGTTAGCTGGCGCGCATCGGCAGGTGATGCGAAAGCTCCTCGAGTGGTGCGACGAAGCCGCTCTGATCCATTGGGATCAGGAAAGCGACCGCGAGCCTGACTGGGACGAAGCCCATCAAAGGCTGCAGGCAGGAGGGCGACGCTCGAAGGTGAACCACCCATCTCCTGCTCACGAGAGCTTCCAAATCCGGCCACCGGTATATCAGCGCGCCAGTCAAACCTGA
- the chrA gene encoding chromate efflux transporter: protein MSEPLPVTRPSLAQTVGEVSLKSVALAFLKLGTIAFGGPAAHIAMMEDEFVSRRRWLTREQFLDRLAAANLLPGPSSTEMAIFIGYEKRGWPGLLVAGCTFILPAAIMVGAIAWAYVRYGTLPQVNGVLYALKPVVIAIVVQAFWKLGRTAARTKWLAAVAIVAAVLYATRVHEILTLVIAAGLAAAPITYRELRTRGRVASFLFAQISPARVLGGFATAAAPFGLWRLFLVFAKIGAVLFGSGYVLLAFLRADLVDRLHWLTERQLLDSVAVGQITPGPVFTTATFIGYVIGGAPGAIAATVGIFAPAFIFVAISGFLISRIRRSKIASSMLDGVVVGSLALMGVVAWQLGRAAIIDVPTLVIAIVSAVLLLTFRINSSWLIVAAGVFGWLYRR from the coding sequence ATGAGTGAACCCCTTCCCGTCACACGTCCGTCCCTCGCTCAGACGGTGGGAGAGGTGTCACTGAAGTCAGTGGCCCTGGCGTTTCTGAAACTGGGAACCATCGCCTTCGGCGGGCCGGCGGCTCACATTGCAATGATGGAGGACGAGTTCGTCTCGCGCCGCCGATGGCTAACCCGAGAGCAGTTTCTGGATCGTCTTGCAGCGGCCAACCTGCTCCCTGGGCCGAGCTCGACTGAGATGGCCATCTTCATCGGCTACGAGAAACGGGGCTGGCCGGGTCTGCTGGTTGCGGGGTGCACCTTCATCCTTCCGGCTGCCATCATGGTTGGCGCAATTGCCTGGGCGTATGTGCGATATGGCACCCTGCCGCAAGTAAACGGGGTGCTCTACGCATTGAAGCCGGTGGTCATCGCCATCGTGGTGCAGGCCTTCTGGAAGCTCGGACGAACCGCAGCAAGAACGAAGTGGCTCGCTGCCGTGGCGATTGTTGCTGCAGTTTTGTATGCGACGCGTGTTCACGAGATCCTCACGCTCGTCATCGCTGCCGGCTTGGCAGCGGCACCCATTACTTATCGGGAACTGAGGACTCGAGGGCGCGTTGCATCGTTTCTCTTCGCCCAAATAAGCCCGGCACGCGTTCTCGGCGGCTTTGCCACAGCTGCAGCTCCGTTCGGACTGTGGCGACTGTTTCTGGTATTCGCAAAGATCGGTGCCGTGCTCTTCGGGAGCGGGTATGTTCTGTTGGCGTTTCTTCGAGCGGATCTCGTCGACCGTCTGCATTGGCTGACCGAGAGACAGTTGCTGGATTCGGTCGCGGTGGGCCAAATAACCCCGGGGCCGGTGTTCACAACCGCCACCTTCATCGGCTACGTCATCGGAGGAGCTCCGGGTGCGATCGCTGCCACGGTGGGAATCTTTGCACCCGCTTTCATCTTCGTCGCGATTAGCGGATTTCTCATCTCGAGGATCCGCCGATCCAAGATTGCTTCCTCCATGCTGGACGGAGTGGTAGTGGGATCGCTCGCCTTAATGGGAGTAGTAGCCTGGCAGCTTGGACGGGCAGCGATCATCGACGTTCCAACCCTCGTCATTGCAATCGTCAGCGCAGTGCTGTTGTTGACCTTCCGAATCAATTCCTCTTGGCTCATCGTGGCGGCGGGAGTTTTCGGATGGCTTTATCGCCGGTGA